In Halomicrobium zhouii, the sequence CACGACGCCGACGCAGTCGTCGACTTTGGCCGGGCCAACGACATGCGGGTCAGGGCGCACACGCTCGTCTGGCACAACCAGACACCCGAGTGGTTCCAGGAGTGGGACTACACGGACGACCAGCTCGAGGCGTTCCTGCGGGACCACGTCCACACCGTCGCGGGCCGGTACCGGGACAAAGTCGACACCTGGGACGTGGTCAACGAGGCCGTCGCCGACGACGGGTCGATGCGCGAGACGGTGTGGTACGACGCGATGGGCGAGGAGTACCTGGACAAAGCGTTCCAGTGGGCCAGCGAAGTCACCGACGCCGACCTGTTCTACAACGACTACGGCGCCGACGGGATCAACGAGAAGTCCGACGCCATCTACGATCTCCTGGAGCGGTTGTTGGACCGGGGCGTCCCCATCGACGGCGTCGGCCTCCAGATGCACGCCCTCCACGAGAAACCCGACCCCGAATCCGTGGCCGAGAACATCCGCCGCTTTCAGGACCTGGGGCTGGACGTCGAGATAACGGAGATGGACGTCGCGTACCTCCCCGAGGACGACCCCGGCGACGAGGCCGCGCGCCACGAGTTACAGGCCGAGTTCTACCGCGACGTCGTCGAGGCCTGCCTGGAGACCGGCTGTGACACCGTCGTCGTCTGGGGCGTCCGCGACTCGGACTCGTGGATCCCGACGTGGTTCGACGAACTCACGGACGACCCGCTGCTGTTCGACGCCGGCAACGACCCGAAACCCGCCTACGACGCGGTCAAAGAGGCGCTCGCGAGCGACTGAAGCGCGCTCGTCGACTGCGACTGGCGCGCGTCTCGACTACAGGTCGACCCGACGGCCCTCGTCGCTGGATTCGTAGACGGCCTCCGCCACGCGCAGGTCGAGGAGGCCGTGCTCGCCGTCCGGGCCGATGTCGCGCTCGCCCAGGACGGCCGTCGCGAAGAAGTCGAACTCCTCGACCATCTCCGGGGGTTCGGCCACGTCGACCGTCGTCTCGCCGTGGTCGCGCGCGATGGTGATCTGTCGGTCGGCGTCGACGTCGAACACCGGGTCGACGGTGATGCGCCCTTCGGTCCCGACGATGGTCATGTGGTTCGCGCCGCTCGCGCCGTAACTGGCGCTACACTGCGCCGTGACGTCGTCGGGGAACGCCAGCGTGAAGGCGACGTGCTCGTCGACGCCGTCGAACGCGGGCGGGTTCTCGATGGCCGTCGCGTGAACCGCCACCGGGTCGGCGTCGAGGACGAACCGCGCGGTGTTCAGCGGGTAGACGCCGACGTCCATCAGCGCGCCGCCACCGGCCAGGTCCGGGTCGAGTCGCCACTGGTCCGGGTCGCCGCCGCCGGCGAGCATGTTGAAGGAGAACTCGCCGGTGAACTGGACGGGGTCACCGATCACGCCCGCCCGGACCTGCTCGCGGACCCACCGGACGGACCGCGTCGTCTGCATCCGGTAGGCCGTCATCAGCTGGACGCCGGCCTCCTCGCAGACCTCGACGACGCGTTCGGCGCGCTCGCCAGTCGCCTCCAGGGGTTTCTCGCAGAGGACGTCCTTGCCGAGACTCGCTGCCGTCTCCACGTGCGGGAGGTGGAGTGCGTTCGGCGTGACGACGTAGACGGCGTCGTACGCCTCGGCGTGCTCCCCGTCGGCGTACTCCTCGTAGGTGAGCGCGGCGTCGAGTCCGCGTTCCTCGGCCACCGACGAGGCCTTTTCGGCGGATCCGCTGACGACTGCCGTCGCTTCACAGTACTCGGAGTCTTCGATGGCCGGGAGGGCGACGTCTCGGCCGAACCAGCCGAGCCCGACGACGGCGAACCGGACAGGTCCGCCGTCGACGGCTCGCTCCCAGTCTCGTTCGGCGAATCGCGTCGGGATTTCCAGATTCATGCACGGTCCTTTACCGTCCTCCCTCAAATAGGGCGCTGATACGGCGGCTAGCCTCGCGCTCGGCCCGGAGACGAACTGTCGTGGAACGACAGTGAAGCGATCCGGGACTCGCAGACCTTACTGATCTTTCCTGACGATCGCTGTTCTCCGTTCCAGAATCTAATTCTCTATGCCTGGGAAAACCGTGGTATTCCACCGCATGATATGTTCAGTAAAGCGGAACGACGCCGTGGGACTGACGATATGGACAGCGCCCGGCGACGCTGGAACGGTGAGTCAGGCCCTCAGACGCCGATCGCTGGTCGGCGACCGGATCGCGCTCACAATAACGCCCTTAGGCCCGTTATCCCGATGGCCCTGACTGTCGGCTCATCTTTCAGATGGATAGATCGTGATACTCAATCTGTGATATCTGGAAGCTATTCACAATTACCGGGTTATACGCCCTCGTGGCGGAATTTCTCCGCGGTCTCCGGCGCCGAATCTCGGTAGAGAAATTTGGAGTGAGTGCTGGCCGTCGTTCTGCAAAACAGAACGCGAGTCTAGTAGGATGTTGTGCTGTTCTACCTGTTCTCGAATCCGTTCTCGTTGGTGGAATATCGAAGGAGAGACGACGCCCCTTCGTGGCCACCGACTGGCGGTGCGCGTCGACCGGGCCGTCCGCGACGGCGACCACAGCTATTTACGCTCCCGGTCGCCATCGACTGGACGTGACAATCGAGTCTTTCGACGCGGACGGCGTGCTGGACGGTGACGACCTCACGATCGCGTACGTCGGGGGCGGAAGCCGGCAGTGGGCCCCCAACCTGATACGGGACCTGGCGCTCTCCGAGTTCGACGGACACGTTCGGCTGTACGACACGAACGAAGAGAGCGCCCAGCTCAACGCGGAGTTCGGGAACTGGGTCCAGCAAGACGACGACGCCACCGCCGACTGGAGCTACGAGGCAGTCGGCTCGCTTGAGACGGCACTTGCCGGCGCCGACGTCGTGATCCTCTCGACCCAGTACGACCCCACGGAGACGTTCGTCCACGACCTGTCCATTCCCAGGGAGTACGGCATCTACGGGGCCGTGTCGGCGACGATCGGTCCGGGCGGCATCTTCCGGGCGATGCGGACCATTCCGGTGTATCGACGGTTCGCGGCCGCGGTCCGCGAGCACTGCCCCGACGCCTGGGTGTTCAACTACACCAACCCGGTTCACTTCGTCACGCGCGCGTTGTACGACGAGTACCCCGACATCAACGCGCTCGGGCTCTGCCACGAGGTGCTCGGGACGCGCTGGCACCTCGCCATGCTCGCCCGGGAGGAACTCGGGATGGACGCCGAGCGCGCCGACGTCGACGTGAACGTCAAGGGGATCAACCACTTCACGTGGATCGACGAGGCTCGCTGCAAGGGCGTCGACCTCTGGCCGCTGCTCGAAGAACTGAAAGACGGCGAGCGCGGGAACCAGCGGTTCACCTGGGAGGACCTGGCCGACGAGAGTGTGTTCACCGACAACTGGCAGGTCACCTGGGAGCTGTTCCGCCGGTTCGGCGTCCTGCCCGCCGCCGGCGACCGCCACATCGTCGAGTACGCCACGTCGTTCATCCAGGGCGGCCAGGAGACGCTCAACCGCTGGGGCGTCAAGCGCACCGGTGCCGACTACCGGGCGAAACACTGGACGCCGGCCGAGTCCGACCAGACCACGGACGTCGAGGCCTGGCTGGAGGGCGAGAAGGAGTTCGAACTCGAGCCCTCCGGCGAGGAGTTCCTCGACATCCTGGGGGGGCTCACCGGCGACGGCCCGTACGTCACGAACGTCAACCTGCCCAACACCGGCCAGATCTCGGATATCGAGCAGGGTCCGGTCGTCGAGACGAACGCCGTCGTCCGCGCGGGCCAGGTCAAGCCAGTCGCCGCTGGCGGCTTCCCGCGACCGGTCCGGAGTCTGATCCAGGGCCACGTCGACACCATCGAGACGATCATCGAGGCCGCACGGGACGGGGACGTCGACAGGGCGTTCGAGGGCTTCTCGATCGACTCCCAGGTCCAGACGCTGACGCCAGACGAGTCGCGTGACCTGTTCGGCGAACTCGTCGCCGCCGAGGTCGACTACCTGGCGGACTGGCACCTCGAGGAGTCGGACGTGCTCGCCGGGGCCGAGACGTACCCCGGGGCCTGACTCGCGGGTGGGCCGACCTGACTCGCGGGTGGGCCGACCTGACTCGCGGGTGGGCTGACCTGACTCGCGGGAAGGCAGGACCTGATTCGCGGGAAGGCAGGACCTGAAATCTCAATCCGATCGGCCGCGAGACGGCCGCCGACATCCCCCTTCGATAATCGCCAACACGACCCTCGATCGTGCAATTTTCTCCGCATCCATGCTGCAATTATCCAGTACATATTTGGCGTGCTAATAGAAAGAACGGGTGAACCACAGATGACAAACGAACGCGCGGACATCGGCAGCGACCGACGGACGTTCATCGGTTCGCTCGCGGCGCTGGGCGCACTCGGCGCCCTGCCGGGAGCGGCAAGGGTGGGCGCTGCACAGGAAGACGACTCGATCGACGACTACTATCAGACGCTTCGACAGATCCTCACTCAGTTCCGGGGCCTCCCCGAGGGTGAGTTCGTCTACGAACCGGACGAGCAGGCGACCATCGAGACCTTCGACAACGTCGGCCCAGGGGGGAGCAGTTCGTCGTCGTTCACCGTGGACGACGTGAACGTTCCCTTCACGCAGGCCGAACGCGTCGAGATCAACGAGGACCCGGAGAACAACTGGACGTACTCCTACCAGGGGATCATCCCCGACGGCCAGTTCGAGGCCGGCGACGTACTTCTGGGCGTAGCTCACGTCCGGAGTGGGAGCAGCGACGCTCAGATACAGGCCGGGTTCAAGTACCGCTACGAGAACTCCAGCGGCGAGACGGCCTACGGGGACGAGAACTTCGTCGCCGAAGGGGCGATGGTCGAGCCGACCGGGTCCTGGGAACGGTACTACTTCCCCATCGAGGTCGGCGAGAAACCCGACGGGTCGAACCACGAGCCGTACATGGAGTTCTGGACCGGTTTCGCACAACAGAATCTCGACTTCGGTGGGCTCGCGCTCATCGACTACAGTGCCACGGACGTCGCCGTCGGCGACCTTCCCGTCGGCCGGCACTCGCACCCCATCTTCGACTACGACGGCCGGTCCGAGGGTGCCACGTGGCGCGAAGACGCGTACGCGCGTATCGAGGAACTCCGGAAGGCGTCGCTGGACGTCTCCGTCGTCGACGCCGACGGCAACCCGCTCCCCGGGGCGAGCGTCGACGTCGCGATGCAGGAACACGAGTTCGACTTCGGCAGCGCCGTCTCCGTCGAGCACATCACCGGTGACGCCGACGACGACGATGTGTACCGCGCTCGGTTCCTGGAGAACTTCAACAAGGCCGTCGTCGAGAACGGGATGAAGTGGCCGGCCTGGAGCGGTGACTGGGACATCGACAAGGAGGCCACCAGACAGACCGTCCAGTGGCTCAACGACCAGGAGATTCCGACGCGCGGGCACTACCTGGTGTGGGAGGAGTACGGCGGCGCCAACGGTGGCGGGATGGCCGTCAGCGAGGACCGTTCGGACGGCGAACTGCAGGAGGAGATCCTCGACAAGATCGAGAGCCACACCGCCGAGTTCGAGGGGCAGGTCACCGACTGGGACATGCACAACCACCCCATGTGGCAGAGCAACATCCGTGACCGCCTCGGCTGGGACGCGGCTCTCGAGTGGTGGTCGACCGCCGCAGAGGCGACGGACGCCGGCCTCTACACCAACGAGATGGGCAACGTCGCGGGTGACTTCCTCCGCGACGAGCACTACGAGTTCGTCCAGCGCCTGGTCGACGAGGGCGCACCCGTCGACGGCGTCGGCTTCATGGGCCACGTCCAGTTCTCCAACGGCAACGTGACCCCGCCCAAGGAGATGCTCTCGACGTTCGACCAGTTCGGGGAGCTGGATCTGCCGATCCTCATCACGGAGTTCGACATCCAGATCGACAGTCGCGACAACCAGCGACAGGTCGACTGGCAGGCGGATTACCTCAGGGACTTCTTGATCGCCTGCTTCAGCCACGATGCCGTCGAGGGCCTCGTGAACTGGGGCTTCTGGGCCGGTGACCACTGGCGACCGACCGGCGCCCTCTTCGACTCGAACTGGGGGCTTCGACCGCACGGGGAGCAGTTCATGAACCTGGTCTTCGACGAGTGGTGGACCGAGGACAGCGGCGAGACGAACGACGAGGGGACGTACTCCTCGTGGGCCTTCAGGGGCGAGTACGAGGTCACCGCGAGCTACGAGGGCGAGGACGCCTCGACGACGGCGACGCTCTCGGACGGCGGGACCACTGTCGAACTGACGCTCGACGCCGCGCAGTCGACGGCAACGGACGAGGGCGAGTCGGACGAGGGGACGGAGACGGAGTCGACGTCGGCTGTCGGTCCCGGTCTGGGCGTCGGCTCGGCGGTGGCGGGCGCCGGTGCGCTCGCGGGCTACAAGCTGACTCGCGACGACGACGACGACGCGTAGTCGATCGCAGACCGGATCCCGTTTTTTTGACGCTGCGACGGACCACCGAAGCTATCGCGTGGACCATCCGGAGTCGGGTGGACGGGCTCGGTATCTTTTTACGCTCCCCCGGGTGACCAACTGACATGAATCAGGAGGCCCGCAGCGGGAACGAGTCGCGCGAGCGGCTGGTGGCGGAACTGTGCGACCGGCAGCACTACTTCGTGGTCCTCTTCGCGTTCGCGGTGGTGTTCCTGCTGATACAGGTGCCCTACCTGTTCGTCGCCGACAGCGATTCGGCGCTGTACGTGGTAGTCACGATGAACGTGGCCGGGAGCGCGGCGTTCGCCCTCGGCAGTGGCGTCGTCCTCCGGACCTGTGCCCGGCGGGACTAGAAGGAGTTGAGTTCGGCGTCGAGGTCGGATTCGGGTTCGGTGTCGGCGTCGGACTCGGTCGACGAATCGGTCTGGATCCGCGCGACGAACTGGTTGAGCCAGAGCGCGCCGTACGCGAGGACGCCGAGGAGGACGACCGTCGCGCCCCAGACGCCGAACATCCCCGCGAAGACGCCGTGGGCGAGCACGTTCAGCGGGCCGTCGGCCCCGAACAGGAAGCCGGGGCGACCCGAGAGGACTGTGGCGCCGAATGCCATCATGGCGATGCCGACGAGCACGGCCACGATGGACGTGTTGTTCGCCAGGAAGTAGTACGCGGCGAGCAGGTATCGTTTCGCGCCCGTGGCCTCCGCGTTCGCCCGTTCGAGTGATCGCTTCATCGGTGAGTGCTGCCACGGGAGATTATTTCAAAGTTTGGGTCGTCGGTACCAGTACCGCCGTCAAAGATCGTGAAAGAATCGGATACCTTTATATAATATTGGCTGAACGTAGGTAGCATGCGGGATACTGACAATAACCGCGAGAAGTTGTCGCGACGACGGTACGCGCAACTGGTAGCTGGATCGAGTGCGGCAGCACTGGCCGGCTGCCCGGAGTCGGGGTCCGAGGGAACCGAGACCGAACCCTCGACGAGCGAGTCCGACACCGACGAGTCGACGACCAGTGACGGGGACTCGACGCCGGATCCGAGCAACCGGATGACCGACACCGTTCGGGTGTTCACCCTGAACACGCCGGACACGTTCGACTGGAACCCTCACACGCCCCAGGACAACTCCACTGGCGACCTCTTCATGTCCGAACTGCACGGCATGTCGAACTCCCACGATACGTCCAAGCGGCTCCACGGCGACGACGCGACGTTCGACGCGCCGTGGGTCCAGGGGCAAGACGAGATCAGCCTCGTCACCTGGATCAAAGACTGGGACGTCGAACCGCCCTACGACCTGTGGAACACCCACGACGACCGCTCCACGTTCTGGAACGGCGAGCCCAACGACGCCGACACCCGGTACAAGTACGACAAGGTGCGCTACTTCGTCGAGGGCAACAAGTTCCAGGAGGGCCAGATCCACCGTGCCGAGGCCGAGAGCCAGTGGCGCTACCACTTCTGGCACGCGAGAGCGGAGGTCGAGGGCGCAGACGACGACCCGGCGAACGAACCGCTGCTGGCCGACGAGGCGGCGGCGACCGACGGCGACGTGCCGCTCCCGCAGGAGTGGAGCGACCCGTGGCTGCGAGAGTTCGACGCCGCCGGGACCCAGGAGCGGTACAACGAGGTCATCAGCAACGTCCGCGGCGACCGCGTCTCGCTGGAACGGCTCGCCGAGAACGGCTGGGGGACGGGTCCGTACGAACTCCGCTCGACCGACGACATCGGCTCGGACCGGGCCATCCTCCGGATCCGCGACGAGGACGCGGAGTCGCCCCATCCCCACCGCGAGCACATCAACATCCCGAAGCTCCAGCTCCAGTTCGGTAACGAGGACCGTGAGCAGACGCTGGCGAACAACGGCGCCATCGACGTCCACGCGGGCTCGATCACGCCCAACAACACGTGGAACCCGGAGAGCCTCCCGGACCACGTCGACAACATCACCACCTACCTGCGCCCGAACGGCGGGGACTCGTGGTGGTTCAACTGGAACAACCCGCACCTCGGGCGCCTGTGGGTCCGACGGGCGCTCGTCACGGCCATCGACTGGAACACCGTGGGCGCGAACGGCTGGGGCGACCAGCGCTCCGTCCCGCTCGAACACGACACCGGGATGCTCGACGCTCACTCCGAGTCGACGTTCTCGGAGGAGTTCCTGAACAGCCTCCACTCCTGGCCGAAGGGGCCCGACGTCGAGACCGCCAACGAGTACATGAAGCGGGCGGGCTACACGAAGAACGGCAACATCTGGGTCGACCCCGACGGGAACGACTTCCAGCTCGACGTCCTCATCACCTCGAACATCGAGGACTGGATCGGCGCCGGCCAGACCATCCGCCAGGAGCTCAGGAACTTCGGCGTCGACGCGACGTTCACCCAGCAGGACTGGGGGACGTGGTCGAACAACCTGGACACGTTCAACAACGAGGGGCCGAACTTCGACACCTCGATCCACTGGTACAACCAGCCGACCCGCTTCGGCTACTACAAGTCCCAGGCCGCGTGGTGGGACAACGCGTCGCTGCTGGGCGGTGACCCCAACGGCACGGGCTCGGACCGCCGCGCCGTCGACCCGGGCGACGAGTTCACCATCAAGGGCGAAGTCGTGCAGGCCCACCTGCCGACCGACGCGGGCTCCATCGAGGCCCCCGACCAGGCCGGTCAGCAGCCGGACCTCGAGGGCGTCACCGACTACGAGGAGGTGGATATGGCCCAGGTGGTCGAGGACATCCGCAGGCCCACCGACTCCGAGGAGGAACTCCAGAATCTCTTCCGGACCTGCGCCCGTTACTACAACTACTACCTGCCGAAGTTCGCGTTCCACCAGTACACCTACGGCGAGTGGGCGAACGTCCGCGACTTCGACTGGCCCGGTGAGGACGACGACGCCCTGGACTGGGAGCGCAGCTTCAACATCACGGACACCGTGACCCTGGGCGGCATCGCCCAGGCCAGCTACGACGAGGAGATGGACCGCTGAGGTCGGTCCTTCCTTCAGCGGCTCGGCGTTACCTCGGATAGAACGGAACGAACAGGCTGTCACTACCACTGCGATACGCACCGTCGGTCCGGGTGCGACCCGGACTGCCGTACTTTTTAGCCGTCTCCCGGCCGGACGAGCCCGTGCTTTATCGCGTGGATAGCCGACTGGTTCTCCGGGCCCGCGGTCCGGTAGGCGTCCTCGTCACCGACCCACTCGAAGTCGCGCGTGTTCCCCCACGTCCCGCTGACGCTCGTCGCGACGTGGATATCTGGCAGGGCGTGGTTCCACCATCGGGCGAACGTGCCCACTGCGTCGGCCGTCGTCTCGCGGTCGGACTGGCCGCCGAGCCGGTGCCAGAGGTCGACGAGGTTCACCGTCCGCTCGCCGTCGCCGTCCGCCGCCGGAATCGTGACTTCGACCGGTTTGCCGTGGGCCGACGTCTCGGTCGCCGGGTCGGTGACGCCGTAGCCGAGTGCGGTCGCCCCCGTCGCGGTGACGTCGTAGAGCGTGTGGGGGCTCCCGTCGCTGGGCCACAGCAACACGTCGAAGTTGTGCGTGTCGACGTCGGTGACCAGCCGCGGAGCCGGGATCTGCGAGAAGTCGACGTCGAACCCGAACTCGGTCAGCGCCTGGTCGACGAGTTCGCCGCTGGCCTTCCACTCGGGCCACATGGGCGTGCGGAGGCGGAACCAGACCGACTCGCCGTCGGGGTCGTACCAGTCGCCGTCCTCGCGCGTGTACCCCGCCGAGCGCATGTACTCCGCCGCGCGCTCGGTTTCGGCCTCGACTGGATACTCGCGGAGGTCGGCCAGCACGTCCTCGTCGAGCCAGCGCCGTTCCGCTGGCGTCGCCATCCCCGTCTGTCGCGTCGTCGCCTCGCCGAACCCGCCCACGTCGACGACGTCGTCGAGCGGGAGGGCCGCGAGCAACGCGCGCCGGACCGCCAGCCGACCGAGGTGGGCGTTCCGCCAGTCGAGGGCGAGTTTCGTCCCGCCGGTCGTCGGGTACCGGGCGATCTGGTCGACGTTGTCCGCGGGCGACCCCTTCAGCCCCGTCAGCAGGCCGCTGCCGCCGTCGAGCGTTCCCTGCTGGACGAACTTGTCGAGGGACACCGACTGGACGACGGGGAACCACAGCGTCGGAATCGAGACGTCGTCGGCCCGGGGGTGGTCCTCGAAGCGTTCGAGCATCAGCCGGTTCATCGACGCCTCCACGAGCTCGTAGGGCCCACAGCCGACCCCCTTCTCCGCCGCGTCCTCGAGCGAGACGCGCCACTCGTGGAGCTCCGAGACGACGTCCTCGCGGGCCGCCGCCGTCGACGCACCGTCCAGACGGTCGGCCCACTGTTCGAACAGCCAGGCCGGCGTGTTGACGGCGCCGCCGACGACGTGGGACAGGACCAGGGGTTCGGCGAGTGCGCGGTCGAACCCGTAGACGAGGGTGTGCTCGTCGCGCAGCGTCACCGCCGGCCGGTCCTCGTCGCTCACGGCCGACTGGATCCGCTCGTACACCCACTGGTCCCGCGCCGTCACGGGCTCGCCGTTCCACCAGGAGAACTCGTCGCTGTAGGTGACCGTCGCGGTCGCCCCGTCGATGGCGACGTCCTCGACGACGTCGCCCAGTCGACGCTCCCCGCCGGGTCGCTGGACGGACTGGACCTCGAACAGCATCGTGTAGAAGTGCCAGGGGTACGAGCCCGACAGCCACGGGTTGAGCTGGACGCTCTCGGTGGCGTAGGGGAAGGCGTGGCCGAACACGTCCGAGGCGTGTCTGATGTCGTCCGGGTCGGCCGAGCAACCCGCGAGGCCGCCCAGGGCGAGCGCGCCGGCGCTCGCCAGGACCTGCCGTCGCGTCGTCGCCCCCGAACCGGATCCGTCGCGTCCGCGGCCGTCTCTCATTGGCGGCTTCGTTGTGTAGCGGGGTGTATAAACGCTCCGTCGGACTGCCGGAGGGCTGCTCGACGGAGCGCGGCACCGCGAGAAGTGGTGGGGCCGCGGTCTACTCGCAGGGAAGCGATCCGACGTCGTCCTCGCTCGTGTCGCCGACGGCGACGGCGCCGCACATCAGGAAGTGCGTGTCCTGGGCGTCGTGGTAGGAGTAGACGCCGGAACTCTGGAACGTGTGGGCGCCGGTCTCGCCGGCCTCGATGGCCAGGTCCAGTTCCCACTCGTTCGAGCCGTCGACTTCGGTGTTGGCGCGGACGGTCCGCCGCTCGCCGGTCTCGTTGATCCACCTGACGGCCTCGCCCTCTGCGACGTGGACGCGCAGCGGGTCGAAGGCCTCGTCCTCGGTCAGCGTCACCTCCGCGGTGACTTCGCCCTGTGGTTCGCTGGAGCCGCCGCCGCCGCAGCCGGCCATCGCGATCGCCGATGCTGTCACTGTCGTCGTCGTGAGGAATTGTCGTCGTTTCATAACTCTCTGTCGCCGGGTATATGCGAATAGCTCACACCGTTGGGGAAAATACTTTTCCCCCGGACAGGCCCCGCCGAGGTCGACCAGCGCGGGTCGCCCGGTGATCGACTGCCAACTGGATGAAAACAATCCGAACAAACATATAACCGGGTGTCAACACATCGGTGTATGGACTACGTGTCACGCGACACGGCGCGAGTCGTTGCTATCGGGGTGGTGAGCATCGTAGCCATCGCGATGGGTGCGGCGACCATCCAGACCACCGTCGAGTTCGGGACCGGCACCGCGTCGGGCGGCTTCGAAATCGGCGAATCGGGTGGCCAGGCCGGTGGCCTGAACGACTCGACGTCGGAGACCAACACCAGCATCGACATGGAGGAGGGCGAGAGCTCGGACGGGTTCATCGCCCAGACCTCGACCTGCGTGGAACCGCTCTCGAAGTGGTACGGCGGACTCGGCTACTTCGGCTTCTTCGCCCTCGTCCTGTACGGGATCAAGCGTCGCTACTCGCTCGGAGCGTCTTTCCTCGGAATGTACGCGATCGCGCCGGTGGCGCTGACGGCGTACTTCCTCACGACCGACTGTACGGCGGCCCTCGACGGCCAGAACGGCCAGTCGGGCGTCGTAGAGGGGATCGGCGACGCGGCCGGACAGGGCGTCGTCTCGACGGACGTCTCGCCGATGGTCGTCGGTGGCGTGTTCGCCCTCGCGCTGGTCGCGACGGCCGTGGTGCTCTACCGCGCATCGAGCGACCAGACGGTCGCGATGGTCGAGGAGGACGACGAGGAGGAACTCGGCAAGCCGGACGTCGGCGACCTGGCGGCCGCCGCGGCCGCCGCGGCCGACCGACTGGAGGAGCGCAACGCCGACGTGGACAACGAGGTCTACGCCGCGTGGCGCGACATGACCGCGCTGCTCCGGGTGTCGAAACCCGAGAGCTCCACGCCCGGAGAGTTCGCCGAGGCGGCTATCGAAGCGGGCCTCGACGAGGACGACGTCGGCCAGCTCACGCAGCTGTTCGAGGAGGTCCGCTACGGCAAGCGCGACCCCGAGTCCCGCGAGGAGCGGGCCATCGAGGTCTTCCGCTCCATCGAGACGGCCTACGGGACGGGCGACGACGCTGGCGCAGACGAGGGAGGTGAACGATGAACGTCGACGAGATACTGAAGCGGCTGATCGTCGGAATCGGCCTGCTGTTCGTCGTCGTCGGCGTCGCGCTGATCGCCGTCCCGGACCCGTTCCCGTTCGGGGCAGAGGTCATCTTCGCCGCCGGCGTCGCCGCGCTCCTGGCCGCGGCGCTGACGGTCCGCGGCCGACTCCAGGGCGAGATAACCGAGACGGTGATGCCCGACCCCGAGCGACCGGCGGACAACCAGCGCCCCGGCGACGAGGTCGACCGGATGCTCTACGAGATGACCGAACTCCGCCAGGGCGTCGCGGAGAACAGCGAACACCTCGAAGAGCGCATGGATCGCCTCGGGGTCGCCATCGTCCAGGACCGCGAGGACTGCTCGGTCGCGGAGGCCAGGACGGTCCTCGAGTCCGGCGACTGGACCGACGACCCCGACGCCGCCGCGTTCTTCCAGGGCGAGCGGACCGAGGCCGACGAGGCCGGATTCACGGGGCTCGTCCAGGGCGGCGACGACGGCGGCTTCGAGACCGAGTTCCGCGCGGCCGTCGAGGCGCTGCTCGACTACGGCGAGATCGAGGTCGACCCCATCGAGACCGAGGAACCGCCGAGCCGGTTCGAGCGGATCTTCGGCCGGTCCGGTGACGACGA encodes:
- a CDS encoding endo-1,4-beta-xylanase, whose amino-acid sequence is MPENDTLRTVGTERGFDVGAAVSAAPLRSDPGYKKTLRREFNTITAENALKMGPLRPSRHTYDFHDADAVVDFGRANDMRVRAHTLVWHNQTPEWFQEWDYTDDQLEAFLRDHVHTVAGRYRDKVDTWDVVNEAVADDGSMRETVWYDAMGEEYLDKAFQWASEVTDADLFYNDYGADGINEKSDAIYDLLERLLDRGVPIDGVGLQMHALHEKPDPESVAENIRRFQDLGLDVEITEMDVAYLPEDDPGDEAARHELQAEFYRDVVEACLETGCDTVVVWGVRDSDSWIPTWFDELTDDPLLFDAGNDPKPAYDAVKEALASD
- the gfo6 gene encoding D-xylose 1-dehydrogenase Gfo6, with the protein product MNLEIPTRFAERDWERAVDGGPVRFAVVGLGWFGRDVALPAIEDSEYCEATAVVSGSAEKASSVAEERGLDAALTYEEYADGEHAEAYDAVYVVTPNALHLPHVETAASLGKDVLCEKPLEATGERAERVVEVCEEAGVQLMTAYRMQTTRSVRWVREQVRAGVIGDPVQFTGEFSFNMLAGGGDPDQWRLDPDLAGGGALMDVGVYPLNTARFVLDADPVAVHATAIENPPAFDGVDEHVAFTLAFPDDVTAQCSASYGASGANHMTIVGTEGRITVDPVFDVDADRQITIARDHGETTVDVAEPPEMVEEFDFFATAVLGERDIGPDGEHGLLDLRVAEAVYESSDEGRRVDL
- a CDS encoding family 4 glycosyl hydrolase, with protein sequence MTIESFDADGVLDGDDLTIAYVGGGSRQWAPNLIRDLALSEFDGHVRLYDTNEESAQLNAEFGNWVQQDDDATADWSYEAVGSLETALAGADVVILSTQYDPTETFVHDLSIPREYGIYGAVSATIGPGGIFRAMRTIPVYRRFAAAVREHCPDAWVFNYTNPVHFVTRALYDEYPDINALGLCHEVLGTRWHLAMLAREELGMDAERADVDVNVKGINHFTWIDEARCKGVDLWPLLEELKDGERGNQRFTWEDLADESVFTDNWQVTWELFRRFGVLPAAGDRHIVEYATSFIQGGQETLNRWGVKRTGADYRAKHWTPAESDQTTDVEAWLEGEKEFELEPSGEEFLDILGGLTGDGPYVTNVNLPNTGQISDIEQGPVVETNAVVRAGQVKPVAAGGFPRPVRSLIQGHVDTIETIIEAARDGDVDRAFEGFSIDSQVQTLTPDESRDLFGELVAAEVDYLADWHLEESDVLAGAETYPGA
- a CDS encoding endo-1,4-beta-xylanase — translated: MTNERADIGSDRRTFIGSLAALGALGALPGAARVGAAQEDDSIDDYYQTLRQILTQFRGLPEGEFVYEPDEQATIETFDNVGPGGSSSSSFTVDDVNVPFTQAERVEINEDPENNWTYSYQGIIPDGQFEAGDVLLGVAHVRSGSSDAQIQAGFKYRYENSSGETAYGDENFVAEGAMVEPTGSWERYYFPIEVGEKPDGSNHEPYMEFWTGFAQQNLDFGGLALIDYSATDVAVGDLPVGRHSHPIFDYDGRSEGATWREDAYARIEELRKASLDVSVVDADGNPLPGASVDVAMQEHEFDFGSAVSVEHITGDADDDDVYRARFLENFNKAVVENGMKWPAWSGDWDIDKEATRQTVQWLNDQEIPTRGHYLVWEEYGGANGGGMAVSEDRSDGELQEEILDKIESHTAEFEGQVTDWDMHNHPMWQSNIRDRLGWDAALEWWSTAAEATDAGLYTNEMGNVAGDFLRDEHYEFVQRLVDEGAPVDGVGFMGHVQFSNGNVTPPKEMLSTFDQFGELDLPILITEFDIQIDSRDNQRQVDWQADYLRDFLIACFSHDAVEGLVNWGFWAGDHWRPTGALFDSNWGLRPHGEQFMNLVFDEWWTEDSGETNDEGTYSSWAFRGEYEVTASYEGEDASTTATLSDGGTTVELTLDAAQSTATDEGESDEGTETESTSAVGPGLGVGSAVAGAGALAGYKLTRDDDDDA